GGTTCAGGCCCAGGTCGGAGTCGCGGATGGCCTTTTCTATGGCCTTTAGGGCGTTTTGGTCCCAGGACTGCACCACCAGGGTCTTGGCGTCGGGAGCGGTGACGGTGGCGATCTGGTTCAGGGGCACATGGGTGCCGTAGTACTCCACCTTGAGGTGGAGGAGAAGGGCAGGGTTGGCCCGCCCGGTGCGCAGGCCCGCCAGGTTGTGCTCCAGGGCCTCGAGGCTCTTTTGCATGTGCGCCCGCGTTTCTGCGTAGAGTTCTTTCAGGCTCATGGCACCTCCTTCAGGTGTGGATCAGGGTACCCACCTTTTCCCCCTGGATGATACCCACCAAGGCGCCCGGTTTAAAGATGTCAAAGACCACGATGGGAAGCCCGGCCTCCATGCACAGGGTGATGGCGGTGGTGTCCATGACCTGTAGACCCCGGTTCAAGACCTCCAGGTAGGTGAGCTCGTCAAAGCGCACCGCATTTGGGTTTTTACGGGGGTCATCGGAGTAGACCCCGTCCACCTTGTTCTTGGCCATCAGGACCACCTCGGCCCCCACCTCCAAGGCCCTTAGGGCGGCGGCGGTGTCCGTGGAGAAGAAGGGGTTGCCCGTTCCCCCCCCAAAGATGACGATGCGCTCCTTCTCCAGGTGGCGCAGGGCCCGCCTGCGGATGTAGGGCTCGGCCACCTGGGTGATGGTGAGGGCCGTCTGGACCCGGGTGGGAATGCCCAGGGATTCCAGGGCGTCCTGGAGGGCCAGGGCGTTCATGATGGTGGCCAGCATGCCGATGTAGTCGGCGGTAGCCCGGTCCATGCCCACACCCTGGCGGGCACCCCGCCAAAGGTTCCCAGCCCCAATCACGATGGCTAGCTGGACCCCGGTGTCGTAGGCGGCCTTGATCTCCTTGGCCAGAGCTTTGGTGGCCTCGGGCTCAATGCCGAAGCCATTTTGGGTCAGAAACTCGCCGGAAAGCTTGAGGAGAACCCGTTTGTACTTCATGGCCTTAGCAAAACCGGGGCCCTCTTAAAAAAGGCCCCGGATCTTCCCCGCGACTCACGCCCTTGTTCCTTACGGGGTACGCTTCCATAGCCTTGGATTTGCCGGGGTGCCCACCCTGGCAGGGCCAGGGTGGGGTGACCCTACGCCCCCAGCTCAAAGCGGCAGAAGCGCCGCACCACAATGTTTTCCCCAGTCTTGGCGATGGCCTCCTGGATGAGCTCCCTCACCCGGACCTTGTCGTCCTTGACAAAAGGCTGTTCCAGAAGCGCCACCTCCTCCAGGTACTTCTTCAGGCGGCCTTCGGCGATCTTCTCGGCGATCTGGGCCGGCTTGCCCTCGTTAAGGGCCGCCTGGATGTAGATCTGCCGCTCCTTCTCCAGCTCTTCGGCGGGGATCTCCTCGGCGGAGACATAGCGGGGGTTCATCATGGCGATGTGCATGGCCAGGTCTTTGGCCAGGTTCTGGAAGATCTCGTTCCGGGCCACGAAGTCCGTTTCGCAGTTGAGTTCCACCAGGACCCCCACCCGTTGGTTGTGGTGGATGTAGTGGCCGATGACCCCTTCCCTAGCCTCCCGTTCCGCTTTTTTGGCCGCCTTCATGGCCCCCCGCTCCCGGAGGAGCTGGACGGCCTTTTCCTCGTTCCAACCGGCGTCCTCGAGGGCCTTCTTCACGTCCATCATGCCGGCCCCCGTGGCCTCGCGCAGCTTTTTGATGAGTTCCATCTGGCTCATGCTTCCACCTCGTCCTCGTCAATGTCGGATGCGGTTTGGGACTGGGATTCGGCCCTTTCCGCCTCCTCGACCAGGGCGTAGGAGGGGGAGGGCTCCACCACCCCGCCCCGGGCCTGGATGATGAGGTCCACCGCCCGGGAGACGATGAGCTGGATGGAACGGATGGCGTCGTCGTTGCCGGGGATGATGTAGTCCACCAGCTCGGGATCGGAGTCGGTATC
The window above is part of the Thermus albus genome. Proteins encoded here:
- the tsf gene encoding translation elongation factor Ts translates to MSQMELIKKLREATGAGMMDVKKALEDAGWNEEKAVQLLRERGAMKAAKKAEREAREGVIGHYIHHNQRVGVLVELNCETDFVARNEIFQNLAKDLAMHIAMMNPRYVSAEEIPAEELEKERQIYIQAALNEGKPAQIAEKIAEGRLKKYLEEVALLEQPFVKDDKVRVRELIQEAIAKTGENIVVRRFCRFELGA
- the pyrH gene encoding UMP kinase, whose amino-acid sequence is MKYKRVLLKLSGEFLTQNGFGIEPEATKALAKEIKAAYDTGVQLAIVIGAGNLWRGARQGVGMDRATADYIGMLATIMNALALQDALESLGIPTRVQTALTITQVAEPYIRRRALRHLEKERIVIFGGGTGNPFFSTDTAAALRALEVGAEVVLMAKNKVDGVYSDDPRKNPNAVRFDELTYLEVLNRGLQVMDTTAITLCMEAGLPIVVFDIFKPGALVGIIQGEKVGTLIHT